The genomic DNA AAATAAAATCCAATCTCAGATACCTCCTATTGAAGATAAGTTTTTAAGAATGATGCCAGGAAAAATATTCCAAGATTGCTTCTTTTTGACTTGTATATAAATTGCCAGGAAGAATAATACACTCCTGCTAGCTGCTCCAAAGATGAGGTTACTTGATGCACacatatataattttatttgtaaTAGGAAAAATGCAATGGCTTTTGGTTGGACCATGTCTATGTTCATATGTTGCATGTCTATTATAGCAAACGGTGAAGCAAACAACCGTGACAATGATGCACCACCTGGCAATGTCAAACTTCATCGGATTCTAGTAGATACAGATATCGACACTGACGACATATGCGCTCTTTTGTACCTTTTGAAACTTAACCATTCAGAATTTCACTTGAAGGTATCAATATCAATGAAACAATGTTTCATTTGAATTTCACTTGGTATATTTGCTATAACTAGTTTGCATGCTAATATATGTACCATCTTCATGCAGGCTATTACTATTAATTCCAATTCATGGAGTAATGCAGGGCACGCTGTGAATCATGTTTACGACTTGCTTTACATGATGGATAGAGATGATGTTTCTGTAGGAGTTGGAGGTGAAGGCGAAATTCTTGAAGATGGTACTATTTTACCAGATGTTGGTGGCTATCTCCCTTTAATTGATCAGGTACATACATATAAGAAGTCATTTTACCTAGTTTTGAACTGTTTTGTTAGTTTGCAATCTATAATGCATTTGGATGAATTATGTTGTATATGTTTTTATCAGGTGAAAACTACAGCAGGAGATTGTAGATATAGACAGTCTATTCCAGTGGGTATCAAAGGAACATTAGATATTGACACAAACTTTGGCCTCAGGAAAAGCTTCCTGCCGCAAGTATGAATTAGTACTTTGAGTTTTTTCTTTTTTAAATACTTTTGAACATTTTGGATCATGATTAGTGATTTGCATAGCGCGATCTCATAAAATTTGGATTCAGGGGAACAGGAAATATACACCTCTTCGGCAGGCTACAACTCAACAAGTAATGATCGACACAATTTCAGCCAGTCCGACCACTGTACTTCTCCTTGGATCGCATACAAATTTTGCAATTTTTCTAATGAATAATCCACATTTGAAGAAGAATGTGGAGCGTGTTTTCATCATGGGAGGTGGTACACATGGTAACTTATACACAGCCTACTCTGCCAATCCTTATGCAGAGTTCAATTTCTTTCAAGACCCTTTTGCTGCATACCAGGTAAATTATATGTGTCCATGTATGTGCATATTATATAGCACTGAATTGATGAAATATTCGATAAAGGTGTGTAACATTTCATCTTTGTAATTCAGGTGATACATTCTGGGATTCCAGTTACCCTGGTCCCCTTGGATGCAACAGATACAATCCCTGTAACCAAAGAATTTTTTGATATATTTAAGGATAATCAGCTTACATATGAGGCTCAATATTGTTATAATTCTCTGAAAATAGCTCATGACACTTTGCTCAGTGGCCAATTTCCTAAGGTAAAAATTCCCAGCAATCAGAAGTACTTGTGTTCATAATTCAACAACCACAAAAAAGAAACCACACTTTCTAAGCTGGGATCTGTTATCAAACGACTTATCTATTATATTTTGTTAAATATGAACTTATCTACTCTCTGGAGAGACAAAGTCTACTTACATTTTAACTTTTGCAGACCATGTTTATTTGGTTTGGTTTAATTTTACCTCACTAACCATGTTTGGCTTCACATGACAGAGTTATTCTATTTGGGATACATTTACTGCTGGTGTAGCGGCCTCAACGATGCATAATTATTACAAGCCTGATGGGGAAAATGATTTTGCAGAAATGAAGTACATGAACATAACTGTAGTTACTTCAGACAAACCTTATGGGATATCCGATGGCTCGAATCCGTTGTATCAACATAGAAAGAAAATGTTCAACCACATGAAAAACGGGATACACAGTGGCCATGTTCAAACTGGAAATCAGGATCCATTTTGCCTTGTCAAGGATGGCACAGGGAGATGTGAGGTATCATCTTTATCTTCAACATTGTGGTTTTCTTCTAATGAATATAAATTGTTCCTAAGGATATATTTAAAACTTAATTGAATGCTGATCATCATGATCAGGACGGCTATACCAAAGAAGTAAGTGGCGCAGAAGGTGTTCGTATACTAGTCGCCACACATGCAAAACCTAATCGTAACCTTAGCAACCCGCTTGATAGACAATTCTTTACGAGCTTCCTGGATGTAAGCTTTTGTAAACTCTCTTTTGACCTCAAAATTGTACTACTTTTTAACTTAAACCGTATTTAAGGAGTATCTAATTTAAACATGATTTTATAATTGTTTTATGTATGAGTTGCAGGTTCTTACTAAACCTCAAAACAGTGGGAGGTTCAATTTCACTACACAGTTTCCTTACTACAAACAAATTCTTCACAAACCAAATTTTAAAGGAGAAAAGAAACTAGGGAAGAATGTTGTGTTTGATATGGATATGAGTGCAGGAGATTTCCTAGCTTTATTGTATCTTCTTAAACTACCTGCTGAAGTGATTAATCTTAAGGTGAGAATAAATACTACTTTCTTTTCCATTGACCTGCAAATGAGAAACAAGTTTTACTAGTTTCTTTTTTCTTGTCCAGGCAATCTTAGTAACATCAACTGGTTGGGCAAACGCAGCTACAGTAGATGTAGTTTATGATTTGCTGCATATGATGGGTCGTGATGACATTCCTGTCGGCTTAGGGGAGTTCTTTGCATTcaatcagtcttcttttcctaaCAGTAACGTTGGGAACTGCAGATACAGCAAGGCTATTCCACATGGTAGTGGTGGACGTCTTGATTCAGATACCCTTTACGGATTTGCTCATGATTTGCCTCGCAGCCTCAGAAGGTGCATTACAAACTCAACAGTTTATGTCATTAGCTTCTTGAGCCTAGTATTTTACTCCTGTATATGACCTCTCTTTCAGATATAAAGCACAAGATGATGGAAAGTATGGTGCTCCAACAGAGAGTGATAAGCTTGAAGCACGGCAACCATTTGCAATGGAGGTTTGGGAATCTGTATTGAAGTCTTTGGATCCTGGATCAAAAATCACTATATTGCATAACGGACCCTTGACAAATTTGGCAAAGATTATTAGCTCTAATAAAAGCATTAGCACTCTTGTTCAGGTATGGTCGTAGAGTACTTTCTAGTGAAGTTCATGAAAACTCACTGACTGAAGTCGTTAGCTGATTGATATATATTCTAATGCAGGACGTATATATCGTTGGAGGAAACATCAACTACGATAAAAATGAGACTGGGAATGTTATCAATGTTCCTTCAAACATAAATGCAGAAATGAACATGTTTCTTGACCCTCTGGCCGCAAAAACAGTATTTGAATCCGAGCTAAATATTACCCTCATTCCTCTTAATGTCCAACGTAAAGTCAGTGCATGCGGTAAGATTATTGAAAAGCTACGCTATACAAGAAAGACAGCCGAGGCTTCATTTTCATGGCGCCTCCTATCAGCATTACAAAGCTTGCAACTACAAAATCATAGATATCAACATATGGTACTAATGCTTAATATATACCTAATTTATTCACAGTTTCTATAATTTTGCATTCTACTAAATGGTTATGTGTTGTAGGAAACATTCCTCGGTGAAGTTCTTGGTGCAGTTGTCTTGGCCGGTGATAATTCAACCTTAAAATCAGAATTCGATGTCAAATCTATTAGAGTTTCAGCTACTGGAGATGTATCTAAAGATGGACAGCTATATATTGACGAGAAGCAAGGAAAATCAGTAAAAGTGTTGACAAATTTGGAATCGTCGGGATATTATGGACTCCTTGCAAATCGACTTAATGATAAGAAACGGTCTGCAGTAGTTGGAAGCTTTGAGGAGCAGAGAAACATTTGGAGTAGATCAGCAAATTAAACTTACACGCATGAAACGTTTAGTGAAACATTGCTTTTCTTGAAGGACGACCTAATTTTGTAAGTGCATAATACTGTAAGGTCTCCTTCAAGGAAGAACTATGTATACCATTAGTCCATGTTTCGCCACGGTTACCTATAATCAAGAGAAGCTAATCTATCTAcattccatatatatatatattcaagtaGTTGCTCTTTCTTAGATATCTATAACACATACACCCCGGCGGCGCACATCAGACATTACGACCACATATCAGACATTTAAGAGAGAACAATCTGCATGTACCTAACAAGTTCGTAAGCAGGCTGTTATGATCAAGCATCAGATTTGTGAATTGACAGAAAAGGCGGGAAGTAGCATTTATAAAACGTAGTCGTTTAATCTTTTGTTGCAGGTGTCGTCTCTGGTCCATTAGGTCTccttgttgttttggttaatgATTTAGTCCACGTCCATTTGTGGGGTGTGCCCATTTGTGGGGTGTCACGTGTCAGTTATGTACTAGGTTGTTATATATACCGCCACCATCATTTGTCCCGAGGCAGGCTGGATCATTATTATCTATTTTGCAAtgttattttttttctaaatctAGTTCTTTTTATTTTCATCTTCTTTCTTGATTTATATCTGCAATTAGCTAACAATTGGTAATCAGAGCCAGTCGTTTCTTGGAAATGGCTGATAAAACACCTCTTCCTCACCGTGAGCAAGTTCTTTCTTCCATGGAGGCGAAACTCCTTCTGGTTGAAGAATCACAAAACTCTACATCTGAACAACTTCAACAAATCAAGGCACAATTTTTATTGGAAAATCGAGATATTAAGCAAAGTTTAGCTGATATAAAGGCGTTGATTAAACTCCAGGCGCACCTCAAACTCAAACCCAGGAAGATGGAAGCTCTAACAAACCTCAACATCAGACCAAGATGGTACCACTTTCTACCCCTACCCCTACTACTTTCGTTATAGACAATGATATGTTGCGTATTCATGATGTTAACCTCACTCAAAGAAAAAATAGTCACCCACCACTTACATCACACACAATGGATCTCACCACTAGACCATTGGAACCAACATCCTTACCAGAACTAAGAAATATGACTGCTTTTCTCCAGTTTCAAGCTGGACCTTATATGTTTAGTCCTCATTCTATAACTACCACTCAAAACCCTCATTTGATACCCCCCTTTCTACCAGTCTACACTAAACCCATTCGCTCCTCTAATCTATCCTTATTATCCTCAAGGTCAATTACAAAACCACCCACCCGCTTACCACATACCTGTCTCACAACCATCTATTACTCAACAACCTGTTAACCAACACAGGATTCCCCGTGACAATACTCACCAAAGGAACTTTCACACAAACCAAGGGTTCAAAACACCCAAATTTGATTGTCCAAAGTTTAATGGAAAGGATCCCAGAGGACGGATTACCAAGTGTGAAAAGTATTTTCAGCTAATGCCCTCTATTGATTTACGATCTCGGGTTCTAAGTGATGCATTACATATGGAAGATGATGCGGACATTTGGTATAGAACAGTAGAGGAAGAGAAATATAACCTCTAATGGCCTGAGTTTACTAGATTGGTATGTCAAAGATTTAATAAAGGAGGCTATGAGAATGTTGTCGGCCAATTCAATAAGCTTGTTCAAAAAGGCAGTGTGGACGATTATATCAATCAATTTGATGAATTGAGGAATTATGTGATGTTGCAAGAGGGATTTCACAGGGAATCATATTATATTGACAACTTCATAAGTGTCCTCAAGGAGGAGATCTCTCAACATTTGTATAATCAAAAGCCTCATACCCTGCAAGAAGCTAGAGACAGAGCTAAGGGCCAAGAATACTACCTCACTGTGTTGGATAAACGATACAGAGCTAGTAAATACTCCCATCCTTCCGGTACTAACTCAGGAAATCCTGCCAGCAAATTCTCCAGTGACAAGAGTGTCTCTAACGCTAAACCACTTGACACTTCTCGAAGATTAACCTTGGCTGAAATCAATAAAAGAAAACTCAAAGGGTTGTGTTTTCATTGCGATAAGAAGTTTGAACCAGGCCATGATTGTCGAAAGAAAAAAATTTATGTACTGATGGATGATGAAACTGAAAATGGTAAATCAGATGATGAAGACTTGGTAGTAATTTGGGAGGATGATAGTGTACATCATAATACTGAAGGAGAAGAAGCTGCAAAAATCTCACTTCATGCCATTACTGGATCAACTAGCAGTTGTACAATAAAATTGCAAGGGCAAAAAAAAAACAGGGAGATCACTATCTTAGTTGACAGTGGGTCAACTCATAACTTCATCTTTCAAGGGCTAGTAAAACAGCTAAAGTTACAGACAATGCCTTGTAATGCCTTTAATATAACAGTGGCCAATGGTGAAAGAATGCAATGCTCTACTGAGATTGATAAGGTCCATTGGACAATGTCTAATCATAACTTTCACTGCAAGATGAATGTAATCCCTTTAGGAGGGTATGATATGATTTTGGGTGTAAAATGGATGGCCACTGTAAGTACTGTAACAATTTATTATCAACAAGGCAACATCGTGATTAATTGGCAGAAAGAGAAGTTACAGTTACAACAGTCAATCAAGAAACCTGAAGTGCATCTGCATACTCAAGCTAAACAAGTCAAATTTCATCAAGAGGAAGCTTACTTTCTAGTACAGCTCACTGCTATTGATAAGGAACCAGTGGAATCAGATTCATTGCACCCTGATATAAGGCAACTTATTAACTCTTATGCTGATATCTTTGAAGTACCAACGAAACTTCCACCACAGAGATCCCATGATCACTGTATTTTCTTAAAACTGGGAAGCCAACCCATCTCCTCTAATCCCTATAGATGCCCAATAGCACACAAAGAAGAAATTGAGAAGATTACAAGGGAGCTACTAGCTGCAGGAGCGATCAGAAACAGTAGCTCTCCATTTGCCTCTCCAGTCCTATTACTCAGAAAAAAAGATAGCACTTGGAGGTTAGTAATTGATTACCCAGCCCTTAATGCTATAACTATCAAAAATAAGTTTCCTATCCCCATTATTGAAGAACTTTTGGCGAACTTAAAGACGGTAAAGTATTTACCAAACTGGATTTAAGAAGTAGGTACCATCAAATTAGAGTAAATGAAGCTGATATTTTCAAAACTGCCTTTAAAACACACCAAGGTCACTTTGAATTCACGTAATGCCATTTGGGCTCACAAACGCTCCAGCCTCCTTTCAAGCTCCCATGAATGATGTCTTTAGTGCTTATTTGAGGAAATTTATTCTTGTCTTCCTTGATGACATCTTAGTGTACAGTTCTAGTGTGCAAGAGCATGTTGTGCATCTAAGGCAAGTGTTTGAAGTAC from Apium graveolens cultivar Ventura chromosome 5, ASM990537v1, whole genome shotgun sequence includes the following:
- the LOC141661070 gene encoding nucleoside hydrolase 3-like; amino-acid sequence: MAFGWTMSMFICCMSIIANGEANNRDNDAPPGNVKLHRILVDTDIDTDDICALLYLLKLNHSEFHLKAITINSNSWSNAGHAVNHVYDLLYMMDRDDVSVGVGGEGEILEDGTILPDVGGYLPLIDQVKTTAGDCRYRQSIPVGIKGTLDIDTNFGLRKSFLPQGNRKYTPLRQATTQQVMIDTISASPTTVLLLGSHTNFAIFLMNNPHLKKNVERVFIMGGGTHGNLYTAYSANPYAEFNFFQDPFAAYQVIHSGIPVTLVPLDATDTIPVTKEFFDIFKDNQLTYEAQYCYNSLKIAHDTLLSGQFPKSYSIWDTFTAGVAASTMHNYYKPDGENDFAEMKYMNITVVTSDKPYGISDGSNPLYQHRKKMFNHMKNGIHSGHVQTGNQDPFCLVKDGTGRCEDGYTKEVSGAEGVRILVATHAKPNRNLSNPLDRQFFTSFLDVLTKPQNSGRFNFTTQFPYYKQILHKPNFKGEKKLGKNVVFDMDMSAGDFLALLYLLKLPAEVINLKAILVTSTGWANAATVDVVYDLLHMMGRDDIPVGLGEFFAFNQSSFPNSNVGNCRYSKAIPHGSGGRLDSDTLYGFAHDLPRSLRRYKAQDDGKYGAPTESDKLEARQPFAMEVWESVLKSLDPGSKITILHNGPLTNLAKIISSNKSISTLVQDVYIVGGNINYDKNETGNVINVPSNINAEMNMFLDPLAAKTVFESELNITLIPLNVQRKVSACGKIIEKLRYTRKTAEASFSWRLLSALQSLQLQNHRYQHMETFLGEVLGAVVLAGDNSTLKSEFDVKSIRVSATGDVSKDGQLYIDEKQGKSVKVLTNLESSGYYGLLANRLNDKKRSAVVGSFEEQRNIWSRSAN